Proteins found in one Candidatus Binataceae bacterium genomic segment:
- a CDS encoding acylphosphatase, protein MSETGEQLRLHLLISGRVQGVFFRAAAAHEAQGLGLRGWARNLADGRVEIEVEGSAAQLRMFRAWANQGPPTARVDAVEERWLEAAGMAAGFVVR, encoded by the coding sequence ATGAGCGAGACTGGGGAGCAGTTGCGCCTGCACCTGTTGATTAGCGGCCGCGTGCAGGGGGTGTTTTTTCGCGCCGCCGCGGCGCACGAGGCCCAGGGCTTGGGGCTGCGCGGCTGGGCTCGCAATCTGGCCGACGGTCGAGTAGAGATCGAGGTGGAAGGAAGCGCTGCCCAGTTGCGGATGTTTCGGGCCTGGGCCAATCAAGGACCGCCGACGGCGCGGGTGGACGCAGTGGAGGAGCGATGGTTGGAGGCGGCGGGAATGGCGGCGGGATTT
- the ligA gene encoding NAD-dependent DNA ligase LigA has protein sequence MAESASLQELATRAEALREQIRHHNYRYYVLDDPEVSDAEYDALMRELQTLEAAHPELATPDSPTQRVGAMPSEKFAVVVHRKPMLSLANAMDAEEVREFDRRVKRLLRREEELEYVAEIKLDGLAVELVYEHGRLVSGSTRGDGVNGEEVTANLRTIRSIPLRLHAGGGTSVPRLLEVRGEVILPRAAFARLNEARVAAGEPPFANPRNAAAGSLRQLDPKVTAARPLDIFCHSPGLIEGLRVDSQWEFLQACKALGLRVNPLSRLCHGIDAVLEYWDEITGRREDLPYDADGVVAKVNSFALQEQLGEVSRSPRWAVAYKFKAQQARTLLNGIEVSVGRSGVLTPVAQLEPVALGGVTISSASLHNMDEIERKDIRVGDTVIVERAGDVIPYIVGVAQRAHPRAPLFKMPRHCPVCGSTIVHEPEEVAYVCVNVNCPARMRESIRYFASKDCLDIEGLGDKLVAQLVEKGMVRELADIYRLTEGDLAGLERMGSKSARNLVANIQRSRHTSLERLINALGIRHVGEHTARQLARHFRDLDKLRHASVEELTAVRDIGPEVARSITEYFAEPRNRAALDRLLAAANFELALPPQAPAGSALRDKSIVLTGSLSKWTRAQAQEKIVAAGGHVSNAVSRKTDYLVAGEGPGSKLGKAREAGVRIISEDELEELLSTR, from the coding sequence ATGGCTGAGTCGGCAAGCCTGCAGGAATTGGCGACCCGCGCCGAAGCGCTGCGCGAACAGATCCGCCATCATAACTACCGCTACTACGTGCTCGACGATCCCGAGGTCAGCGACGCCGAGTACGATGCCCTGATGCGCGAATTGCAGACGCTGGAGGCGGCCCATCCCGAATTAGCCACGCCCGATTCGCCCACCCAGCGAGTGGGCGCTATGCCCAGCGAGAAATTCGCCGTCGTGGTTCATCGCAAGCCGATGCTCTCGCTGGCCAACGCGATGGACGCCGAGGAGGTGCGCGAGTTCGACCGCCGCGTCAAACGGCTGTTGCGTCGCGAGGAGGAGCTGGAATACGTCGCCGAAATCAAGCTGGACGGCCTGGCGGTCGAGCTGGTGTACGAACATGGCCGCTTGGTGAGCGGTTCCACCCGCGGCGATGGGGTCAACGGCGAGGAAGTCACCGCTAACCTGCGCACGATTCGATCGATCCCGTTGCGCCTACACGCAGGCGGCGGAACTTCGGTGCCACGCCTGCTGGAAGTGCGCGGCGAGGTGATCTTGCCGCGCGCCGCGTTTGCCCGTCTCAACGAAGCCCGGGTCGCGGCCGGCGAGCCGCCCTTTGCCAACCCGCGCAACGCCGCCGCCGGCTCCCTGCGCCAGCTCGATCCCAAGGTGACCGCCGCCCGTCCGTTGGACATCTTCTGCCATTCGCCGGGCTTGATCGAGGGGCTGCGGGTCGATTCGCAATGGGAGTTTCTGCAAGCCTGCAAGGCGCTGGGTCTGCGCGTCAATCCGCTCTCGCGCCTGTGCCACGGAATCGACGCGGTGCTGGAGTACTGGGATGAGATCACCGGGCGGCGCGAGGATTTACCCTACGACGCCGACGGGGTGGTGGCCAAGGTCAATTCCTTCGCCCTACAGGAGCAGTTGGGTGAAGTTTCGCGCTCGCCGCGCTGGGCGGTGGCCTACAAGTTCAAGGCCCAGCAGGCGCGCACGCTGCTCAACGGGATCGAGGTTTCGGTGGGGCGCAGCGGGGTGCTGACGCCAGTGGCGCAGCTCGAACCGGTGGCGCTAGGCGGGGTGACCATCTCCAGCGCCTCGCTCCACAACATGGATGAAATCGAGCGCAAAGATATTCGGGTCGGCGACACCGTGATCGTCGAGCGCGCGGGCGACGTGATCCCTTACATCGTGGGCGTGGCCCAGAGGGCGCATCCGCGCGCGCCGCTGTTCAAGATGCCGCGCCACTGCCCGGTGTGCGGCAGCACGATCGTGCACGAGCCCGAGGAAGTCGCCTACGTTTGCGTCAACGTCAATTGTCCGGCACGGATGCGCGAATCGATCCGTTACTTCGCCTCCAAGGATTGCCTGGATATCGAGGGGCTGGGGGACAAGCTGGTGGCGCAGTTGGTGGAAAAAGGGATGGTGCGCGAGCTGGCCGATATCTACCGCCTGACGGAGGGGGACCTGGCCGGTTTGGAGCGGATGGGGTCTAAGAGCGCGCGCAACCTTGTGGCCAATATCCAGCGCTCGCGCCACACCTCGCTGGAGCGGTTGATCAACGCCCTGGGCATCCGCCACGTCGGCGAGCACACCGCGCGCCAACTCGCGCGCCATTTCCGCGACCTTGACAAGCTGCGCCATGCCTCGGTGGAGGAGCTGACCGCGGTGCGCGACATCGGCCCCGAGGTTGCCCGCAGCATCACCGAGTATTTCGCCGAGCCCCGCAACCGCGCTGCCCTCGATCGGCTGCTGGCGGCAGCCAACTTCGAGCTGGCCTTACCGCCCCAAGCCCCAGCGGGCAGCGCCTTGCGCGATAAGAGCATCGTTCTGACCGGCAGTCTGAGCAAATGGACCCGAGCCCAGGCCCAGGAGAAGATTGTCGCCGCCGGCGGCCACGTTAGCAACGCGGTCAGCCGCAAGACCGATTACTTGGTCGCGGGCGAAGGTCCGGGATCGAAACTGGGCAAGGCGCGGGAGGCCGGGGTCAGAATCATTTCCGAAGACGAACTGGAGGAGCTGCTCAGCACGCGATGA
- a CDS encoding Rieske 2Fe-2S domain-containing protein: MATPRESEILTRVGPGTPMGNLMRQYWIPAAMSWELAADGDPMRLMLLGERLIAFRDSTGRVGVMDHRCPHRCASLFFGRNEQGGLRCVYHGWKFGADGSCLEMPNVPPEYDYKHKVRARAYPVHEQAGLIWVYMGPRPQPPAFPAMEPFLLPESELELGFTQRECNYLQALEGDIDTTHLSFLHLGGIKAEELAAGDINRFTVANRQAELHVRRASWGTMYGARREVDGKVYWRFAQFLFPFWTMIPTGNLAEHVFARGWVPMDDTHTMIVRMVWKGGPRVPRLLRDGRAAAGTRASMTYLPNSTDWFGRWRVAANAGNDYQIDRESQRTNSFTGIDGIPLQDQAVTESMGPITDHSWEHLGHSDVMIIQTRRRLLEAAVALEQQQVVPPGVEDPEIFLAARGGDFALEQDLDWLEAYAGQMRRAVDPTGRLVDPTGRLQVEETAPQAQPMHAK; encoded by the coding sequence ATGGCTACCCCACGAGAAAGCGAAATTCTGACCCGGGTAGGTCCGGGCACGCCGATGGGCAATCTGATGCGCCAGTACTGGATTCCCGCGGCGATGAGTTGGGAGCTGGCTGCCGATGGGGATCCGATGCGCCTGATGCTGCTGGGCGAGCGGCTGATCGCCTTCCGCGACAGCACGGGGCGGGTGGGCGTGATGGACCATCGCTGCCCCCATCGCTGCGCCTCGTTGTTTTTCGGCCGTAACGAGCAGGGCGGCTTGCGTTGCGTCTATCACGGCTGGAAATTCGGCGCCGACGGAAGCTGCTTGGAGATGCCCAATGTGCCGCCGGAATACGATTACAAGCACAAGGTGCGGGCCCGGGCTTATCCGGTGCACGAGCAGGCCGGCCTTATCTGGGTGTACATGGGGCCGCGCCCGCAGCCGCCCGCCTTTCCCGCGATGGAGCCTTTTCTGCTGCCCGAGAGCGAGTTGGAGCTAGGCTTCACCCAGCGCGAATGCAATTACCTGCAGGCGCTGGAAGGCGATATCGACACCACCCATCTGAGCTTCCTGCACCTGGGCGGGATCAAGGCCGAGGAGCTGGCCGCCGGCGATATCAACCGTTTCACCGTCGCCAATCGCCAGGCCGAACTCCACGTGCGCCGCGCCTCATGGGGCACTATGTATGGGGCTCGCCGCGAGGTTGACGGCAAGGTCTATTGGCGCTTCGCTCAGTTTCTCTTCCCCTTCTGGACCATGATTCCCACCGGCAATCTGGCCGAGCATGTCTTCGCTCGCGGCTGGGTGCCGATGGACGATACGCATACCATGATAGTGCGGATGGTGTGGAAGGGCGGACCGCGGGTGCCGCGGCTGTTGCGCGACGGCCGCGCCGCCGCCGGTACTCGCGCCAGCATGACCTATCTACCCAACAGCACTGATTGGTTTGGTCGCTGGCGGGTGGCGGCCAACGCCGGCAACGACTATCAGATCGATCGTGAGTCGCAGCGCACCAACAGCTTCACTGGAATCGACGGTATCCCGCTGCAAGATCAAGCGGTTACCGAGAGCATGGGGCCGATCACCGATCATTCCTGGGAGCATCTGGGCCATAGCGACGTGATGATTATCCAGACCCGCCGCCGCCTGCTTGAGGCGGCGGTGGCGCTGGAGCAGCAGCAAGTGGTGCCGCCGGGAGTCGAGGACCCCGAAATTTTTCTCGCCGCACGCGGCGGCGATTTTGCCCTTGAGCAAGACCTCGACTGGCTGGAGGCCTATGCGGGACAAATGCGCCGTGCCGTTGATCCTACCGGTCGCCTGGTTGATCCCACTGGCCGCTTGCAGGTGGAGGAAACGGCGCCCCAGGCGCAGCCCATGCATGCCAAGTAG
- a CDS encoding response regulator yields the protein MMRHDRTVAIRRLENGGRQLLDSIISMLPAPVSALQVGQLGRLSIGHAHLVGLTFFDEKGRQVANASDAPQVSSSMAPGQPIFSENGRRMNVLWRFDNPAMTVVARFDSSQLDREVHRMVLDNIAAMLLIALGVTLVATLTGGLVLVAPLLRMRDAVRAGTVAGHFPASRGDEIGTVAKAIAEYQEEQAQAPRRLERIIEERTQALVKRETELRATLENMAEGVAMFDAEHRLVTYNQRFREYLAIPVPQELLDNRITFEEYLRYIGERGGFGDQDLDQLIKGQVAALDKPEVRERARAADGATIEVRRYPIAGGGFIFIYADITARKKTEAQLREDEERFRAIDNASPVALVIMDLADHSVRHINPRFGELLEIAPENCAGRPLAELFARPEDGRAFVDILSNNQTHDGLEFRLRTRHEQERWIMIRRVPFDFQGRPAVIASLSDISERKQAEVQIQQARDAAESANRVKSEFLASMSHELRTPLNAIIGYSQMLQETASDEGQQDYLPDLQKIETAGKHLLGLINDILDLSKIEAGKMELFVETVDIATLVGEVHSLIAPQAAKNGNQLELDCPPGLGSMETDLTKVKQALLNLLSNACKFTKDGKVTLSVARLNGGQDERIQFRVSDNGIGMTAEQMSKLFQAFTQADSSTTRKFGGTGLGLAITRHFARMLGGDVLVSSQPGIGSTFTLLLPVVPKVATQPELSLADGSTAPGGDETGASTVLIVDDDWASHDLLGTMLAREGFRVLHASSGRDALAMARETRPDAITLDVMMPQMDGWSLLGALKADAELCNIPVVMISILNERGMGLSLGAADYLTKPVDRERLAAVLRQHCGECARGPILVVDDEEPAREVARRLLERMNLQVAEAADGAQALEWLAHNPPPALILLDLMMPVMDGFEFLDRLRGMPEGRAIPVIVVTAKQLSAADVDLLRGITHRIVAKGEGVVDIRVAIREVLRAGARRAAALT from the coding sequence ATGATGCGGCACGACCGCACGGTGGCAATCCGGCGGTTGGAAAACGGTGGCCGTCAACTGCTCGACTCGATCATCAGTATGCTGCCCGCGCCCGTCAGCGCCCTGCAAGTGGGACAGTTGGGTCGGCTGTCGATCGGTCACGCCCATCTGGTCGGCCTGACCTTTTTCGACGAGAAGGGGCGGCAAGTCGCCAACGCCTCCGACGCCCCGCAGGTCTCCAGCAGCATGGCACCCGGACAACCAATCTTCAGCGAGAACGGCCGCCGGATGAACGTGCTGTGGCGCTTTGACAACCCCGCAATGACGGTAGTGGCCCGCTTCGACAGCTCGCAACTGGACCGCGAAGTGCACCGTATGGTTCTGGACAACATCGCGGCGATGTTGCTGATCGCGCTAGGCGTCACGCTGGTGGCCACGCTGACCGGCGGCTTGGTGCTGGTGGCGCCCCTGCTGCGGATGCGCGATGCGGTGCGCGCTGGTACGGTGGCAGGCCATTTTCCCGCCAGCCGCGGCGACGAAATCGGCACCGTGGCCAAGGCGATCGCCGAATATCAGGAGGAACAAGCTCAAGCCCCGCGCCGGCTCGAGCGAATCATCGAGGAGCGCACCCAAGCTCTGGTCAAGCGCGAAACCGAGCTGCGCGCCACCCTGGAAAACATGGCCGAAGGTGTGGCGATGTTCGATGCCGAGCATCGGCTGGTCACCTACAATCAACGCTTTCGCGAATATCTCGCCATTCCTGTTCCCCAGGAGTTGCTGGACAACCGCATCACCTTCGAAGAATACCTGCGCTACATCGGCGAGCGAGGCGGTTTCGGCGACCAGGACCTCGACCAGTTGATCAAGGGTCAGGTGGCGGCGCTGGACAAGCCCGAGGTGCGCGAACGCGCGCGCGCCGCCGACGGCGCCACGATCGAGGTGCGCCGCTATCCGATCGCTGGCGGCGGCTTCATCTTCATCTATGCCGATATCACCGCACGCAAGAAGACCGAGGCTCAGTTGCGCGAGGACGAGGAGCGTTTTCGCGCAATCGATAACGCCTCGCCGGTGGCTCTGGTAATCATGGACCTGGCCGATCACAGCGTGCGCCACATCAATCCACGCTTCGGCGAGCTGCTGGAAATCGCCCCCGAAAACTGTGCTGGCAGGCCGCTGGCCGAACTCTTTGCCAGGCCTGAAGACGGCCGCGCTTTCGTGGATATTTTGAGCAACAATCAAACCCACGACGGGCTGGAGTTCCGCCTGCGCACCCGCCACGAGCAGGAGCGCTGGATCATGATTCGGCGCGTGCCGTTTGACTTTCAGGGCCGCCCGGCCGTGATCGCCAGCCTCTCCGACATCAGTGAGCGCAAGCAAGCCGAAGTTCAGATCCAACAGGCCCGCGACGCCGCCGAGAGCGCCAATCGAGTGAAGTCGGAATTCCTGGCCAGTATGAGCCACGAGCTGCGCACACCGCTCAACGCGATCATCGGCTACAGCCAGATGCTGCAGGAGACCGCCAGCGACGAGGGGCAACAGGATTATCTACCCGATCTGCAGAAGATCGAGACGGCCGGCAAGCATCTGTTGGGCCTGATCAACGACATCCTGGATCTGTCCAAAATCGAAGCGGGCAAGATGGAGCTGTTCGTAGAGACGGTGGACATCGCCACCCTGGTAGGGGAAGTGCACAGTTTGATAGCGCCGCAGGCAGCCAAAAACGGCAACCAGTTGGAGCTTGACTGCCCCCCCGGGTTGGGTTCGATGGAAACCGATCTGACCAAGGTCAAGCAGGCCCTGCTCAATCTCTTGAGCAACGCCTGCAAATTCACCAAGGACGGCAAGGTCACACTGTCGGTAGCACGGCTCAACGGCGGCCAGGACGAGCGCATTCAGTTTCGGGTCAGCGACAACGGTATTGGCATGACCGCCGAACAGATGAGCAAGTTGTTTCAGGCCTTCACCCAGGCTGACTCCTCGACCACGCGCAAATTCGGCGGCACCGGCCTGGGGCTGGCAATTACCCGCCATTTCGCCCGCATGCTGGGCGGCGACGTGCTGGTCAGTAGCCAACCGGGGATTGGCTCGACCTTCACCCTGCTGTTGCCGGTGGTGCCCAAGGTCGCCACGCAACCCGAGCTGTCGCTAGCGGACGGCAGCACGGCGCCCGGCGGCGACGAAACCGGAGCCAGCACGGTACTGATCGTGGACGACGACTGGGCCTCGCACGATCTGCTGGGTACGATGCTGGCCCGCGAGGGCTTTCGCGTGCTCCACGCCAGCTCGGGACGCGACGCACTGGCGATGGCGCGCGAGACCCGCCCCGATGCGATTACTTTGGACGTCATGATGCCTCAGATGGACGGATGGTCATTGTTGGGCGCACTCAAGGCCGACGCCGAATTATGCAACATTCCGGTGGTCATGATCTCCATCCTAAATGAGCGCGGGATGGGGCTGTCGTTGGGCGCCGCCGATTACCTGACCAAACCGGTGGATCGCGAGCGGCTGGCCGCGGTTTTGCGTCAACACTGCGGCGAATGCGCCCGTGGTCCGATCCTGGTGGTCGATGACGAGGAGCCCGCGCGCGAGGTCGCCCGCCGCCTCCTGGAGCGAATGAACTTGCAGGTGGCCGAAGCTGCCGACGGCGCCCAGGCTTTAGAGTGGCTCGCGCACAATCCCCCACCGGCCCTGATTCTGCTCGACCTGATGATGCCCGTGATGGACGGCTTCGAGTTTCTCGACCGCTTGCGCGGGATGCCCGAGGGGCGCGCCATTCCGGTCATCGTGGTAACCGCCAAACAACTGAGCGCCGCCGATGTCGACCTGCTCCGGGGAATTACCCATCGCATCGTCGCCAAGGGCGAGGGCGTGGTCGACATCCGCGTTGCTATCCGCGAGGTCCTGCGCGCCGGCGCACGGCGGGCGGCGGCCTTAACCTGA
- a CDS encoding response regulator codes for MAKILLVEDNEMNRDMLSRRLVRKGFTVVSAIDGLQGVELAGSEAPDLILMDMSLPGIDGWEATRRIKNAEQTRATPVIALTAHAMSGDRERALEAGCDDYDTKPIDLERLLGKIEVLLARA; via the coding sequence ATGGCCAAAATTCTGCTGGTCGAAGACAACGAAATGAACCGCGACATGCTCTCGCGCCGCTTGGTGCGCAAAGGCTTCACCGTGGTCTCGGCGATTGACGGCCTGCAGGGAGTCGAGCTGGCCGGTTCGGAGGCTCCAGACCTCATCCTGATGGACATGAGTCTGCCTGGAATCGATGGCTGGGAGGCCACCCGTCGCATTAAGAACGCCGAGCAGACTCGCGCCACCCCGGTGATCGCGCTCACCGCTCATGCGATGAGCGGGGATCGGGAGCGCGCGCTGGAAGCCGGCTGCGACGACTACGACACCAAGCCCATCGACCTGGAGCGCCTGTTGGGCAAGATAGAAGTGCTGTTGGCGCGCGCCTGA
- a CDS encoding adenylate/guanylate cyclase domain-containing protein has product MADAANEVAWRLQRALLAYVRQEFSSPAAAIYGYAELMLEDAASRGPREVLDDLERIRQAGADLHALIEGLLDPAAIAHRAAQSDFAGFRRQLQHDLRNPINAIKGYAEMLLEDEQERGASALAADLNKLLEAALKLLSDIDALVDFTLRETDEGGGELPQPQVRLAERAEAARRTIQSMAGSTRANRPQPSRILIVDDTAANRELLSRRLSRDGHRISTAADGAQALELIVAQEFDLILLDLMMPGLSGFEVLQRVKANAQRRHIPVIMISALDEIDSIVGCIEAGAEDYLPKPFNPILLQARIGSSLERKHLRDREQAYLADLRVEKQRSDNLLLNILPRPIVDRIQAGETTIADRFQNVTVLFADIVNFTPRSARMASTELVEMLNDIFSSFDRLSLELGVEKVKTIGDAYMAVAGLPQPRSDHAAVMARMALRMLDLSGEYRKRYGELELRLGLHSGAVVAGIIGTHKFSYDIWGDTVNIASRMESQGLPGRIQISPQTYALLGEEFELEPRGQIEIKGKGLMTTYFLRGLRTALTA; this is encoded by the coding sequence ATGGCTGACGCCGCCAACGAGGTTGCCTGGCGCCTGCAGCGGGCGCTTTTGGCCTACGTGCGGCAAGAGTTCAGCTCGCCAGCGGCGGCAATTTACGGTTATGCCGAACTAATGTTAGAGGACGCCGCCAGTCGTGGTCCACGCGAGGTGCTCGACGACCTCGAGCGGATCCGCCAGGCCGGCGCCGATCTGCACGCCCTAATCGAAGGGCTGCTAGACCCCGCGGCGATCGCGCACCGCGCTGCGCAAAGCGATTTCGCCGGCTTCCGCCGCCAACTTCAACATGACCTGCGCAATCCTATCAACGCAATCAAGGGTTACGCCGAAATGCTCCTGGAGGATGAGCAGGAGCGCGGCGCCAGCGCGCTGGCCGCCGACTTGAACAAGCTTTTGGAAGCCGCGCTGAAATTGCTGTCCGACATCGACGCACTGGTCGATTTTACTTTGCGCGAAACCGACGAAGGCGGCGGCGAACTGCCCCAGCCGCAGGTTCGCTTGGCGGAACGCGCCGAAGCGGCGCGGCGCACCATCCAATCGATGGCAGGATCGACTCGCGCCAATCGCCCTCAACCCAGCCGCATCCTGATAGTGGACGATACCGCCGCCAATCGTGAACTGCTCTCGCGCCGGCTCAGTCGCGACGGCCATCGGATCAGTACCGCAGCCGACGGCGCGCAGGCGCTGGAACTGATCGTCGCGCAGGAGTTCGATCTGATTCTGCTCGACTTGATGATGCCCGGGCTGAGCGGTTTTGAAGTCTTGCAGCGGGTCAAGGCCAACGCCCAACGCCGGCATATCCCTGTAATCATGATTTCGGCTCTGGACGAAATCGATTCCATTGTGGGTTGTATCGAAGCCGGAGCCGAGGATTACCTGCCCAAGCCCTTCAATCCCATCCTGCTCCAGGCTCGCATCGGCAGTTCATTGGAAAGGAAGCATCTGCGCGACCGCGAACAAGCCTACTTGGCGGATCTACGCGTTGAAAAGCAGCGCTCCGACAACCTTTTACTCAATATTCTGCCCCGCCCTATCGTGGATCGCATCCAGGCGGGCGAAACCACTATTGCCGATCGTTTCCAGAACGTAACCGTGCTGTTCGCCGACATCGTAAACTTCACTCCCCGCTCGGCGCGCATGGCTTCCACCGAACTGGTCGAGATGCTTAACGACATCTTTTCCAGCTTCGATCGGCTCTCGCTCGAACTGGGCGTGGAGAAGGTCAAAACGATCGGTGATGCCTACATGGCGGTAGCGGGACTGCCCCAGCCGCGCTCGGATCATGCCGCGGTGATGGCGCGGATGGCGCTGCGGATGCTCGATCTGAGCGGGGAATATCGTAAGCGCTACGGTGAACTGGAACTGCGCCTGGGACTACATTCGGGAGCGGTGGTGGCGGGCATCATCGGCACCCACAAGTTCAGCTACGACATTTGGGGCGACACCGTGAACATCGCCAGCCGAATGGAATCGCAGGGCCTGCCCGGCCGGATTCAGATCTCGCCGCAGACCTACGCCCTGCTCGGCGAGGAATTCGAGCTGGAGCCGCGCGGCCAGATCGAGATCAAAGGCAAGGGGTTAATGACTACCTACTTTCTGCGCGGCTTGCGCACCGCGCTTACGGCGTAA
- a CDS encoding hydantoinase B/oxoprolinase family protein yields the protein MKLDAVALEVMSNRLAAIAEEMGVVLGQTGYSPNIKERRDFSCALFDGGGEMVAQAAHLPVHLGSTPLSVRAAIHHLTLNPGDVAVLNDPFAGGTHLPDLTMVAPVFAARTRRPLGFVANRAHHADIGGMAPGSMALATEIYQEGFRLPPVKLIVGGRPARDIFELFFANTRGREEREGDLRAQLGALAIGRRRLLELVRSHGRAPVVTAMEELKDYAARLMSAALAKLKPGRYQAEDFLDDDGFGSGPIRLAVSIKLQNGSAWVDFTGSAPQVRGPLNANLAITRSAVFYVMKCVGAAAVPPNEGLMRAVEVIAPAGTVVNARAPAAVAGGNVETSQRLVDVLFRALAPALPERIPAASSGSMSNLTIGGYDRFRNRSFSYYETIAGGAGAAFGHPGASGLHTHMTNTLNTPIEALEAYYPLRVSQYRIRRGSGGGGRFAGGDGLVREVESLVDADVSMLSERRKLAPWGLEGGGQGRPGRNWIIDSRGQCRPMAGKFSVHLAAGSKIRIETPGGGGWGAPQR from the coding sequence ATGAAGCTGGACGCGGTCGCGTTGGAAGTGATGAGCAACCGCCTGGCCGCTATCGCCGAGGAGATGGGCGTGGTGCTGGGACAAACCGGCTACTCGCCCAACATCAAGGAGCGCCGCGATTTCTCCTGCGCGCTGTTTGACGGCGGCGGCGAGATGGTGGCGCAGGCGGCCCATCTGCCGGTCCATCTCGGATCCACCCCGCTCTCCGTGCGCGCCGCCATTCACCATCTCACGCTCAATCCGGGCGACGTCGCCGTGCTCAACGACCCCTTTGCGGGCGGCACCCATTTGCCTGACCTAACGATGGTCGCCCCGGTCTTCGCCGCGCGCACTCGTCGGCCGTTGGGTTTCGTAGCCAACCGCGCCCATCATGCGGATATCGGTGGGATGGCGCCGGGCTCGATGGCGCTAGCCACGGAAATTTATCAAGAGGGGTTCCGCCTGCCGCCAGTCAAGCTGATTGTCGGCGGCCGGCCCGCACGCGACATCTTCGAGCTATTTTTTGCCAACACGCGCGGTCGCGAAGAGCGCGAGGGCGACCTGCGGGCGCAGCTCGGCGCGTTGGCGATCGGCCGCCGCCGCTTGCTGGAGTTGGTGCGGTCGCATGGCCGTGCTCCAGTCGTTACCGCGATGGAGGAGCTGAAGGATTACGCAGCTCGGTTGATGAGTGCGGCACTGGCCAAGCTCAAGCCCGGGCGCTACCAGGCCGAGGATTTTCTCGATGACGACGGCTTCGGCAGCGGGCCGATCCGGCTGGCGGTAAGCATCAAACTTCAAAACGGTTCAGCCTGGGTCGATTTCACCGGCAGCGCGCCGCAGGTGCGCGGGCCGCTCAACGCCAATCTGGCCATTACCCGCTCGGCGGTCTTTTATGTGATGAAATGCGTGGGCGCGGCGGCGGTCCCGCCCAACGAGGGACTGATGCGCGCGGTCGAGGTGATCGCGCCAGCGGGCACGGTGGTCAACGCGCGGGCGCCGGCGGCGGTGGCTGGCGGTAACGTGGAGACCTCGCAGCGGCTGGTGGACGTGCTTTTCCGCGCGCTGGCGCCGGCGCTACCAGAAAGAATTCCTGCCGCCAGTTCGGGTTCGATGTCCAACCTCACGATCGGTGGCTACGATCGATTTCGCAACCGCTCGTTTTCCTATTATGAGACCATTGCTGGCGGTGCCGGCGCCGCCTTCGGTCATCCCGGTGCCTCGGGTCTGCATACCCATATGACCAACACCCTCAACACTCCGATCGAGGCCTTGGAGGCTTATTATCCACTGCGCGTGAGTCAATACCGCATCCGGCGCGGCTCGGGTGGTGGCGGGCGGTTCGCGGGCGGCGATGGGCTCGTGCGCGAGGTCGAGTCGCTGGTCGATGCTGACGTGAGTATGCTTAGCGAGCGGCGGAAATTGGCGCCGTGGGGTTTGGAGGGCGGTGGGCAAGGGCGCCCGGGCCGCAACTGGATTATTGATTCCAGGGGCCAATGCCGCCCGATGGCGGGGAAGTTCAGCGTCCATCTAGCAGCCGGCAGCAAAATCCGAATCGAGACCCCGGGCGGCGGGGGCTGGGGCGCACCCCAGCGGTAG